The Uruburuella testudinis genome window below encodes:
- the xth gene encoding exodeoxyribonuclease III yields the protein MKIATWNINSLNVRLPHVQDWLAKEQPDILALQELKLDQDKYPAAAFQLSGWHTVWSGQKTYNGVALISKQPPEEVHTGLPGLPDDPQRRVIAATINGVRVVNVYCVNGEALDSPKFDYKRQWFAALTDFIRDELTRHEKLVLLGDFNIAPADADCYDPEKWREQIHCSSIERGWFQTLLGLGLTDSLRQIHPEGAFYTWWDYRGAMFQRKLGLRIDHLLITPALTETLQDVQVDLEARGWERPSDHAPVWAKFD from the coding sequence ATGAAAATCGCCACCTGGAACATCAATTCCCTCAATGTGCGCCTGCCGCACGTGCAAGACTGGCTTGCCAAAGAGCAGCCCGACATCCTCGCCCTGCAAGAGCTCAAGCTCGATCAAGACAAATACCCTGCCGCAGCCTTCCAATTAAGCGGTTGGCACACCGTGTGGAGCGGCCAGAAAACCTATAACGGCGTCGCCCTCATCAGCAAACAGCCGCCCGAAGAGGTGCACACCGGCCTGCCCGGCCTGCCCGACGACCCGCAGCGGCGCGTGATTGCCGCCACCATCAACGGCGTGCGCGTGGTGAATGTGTATTGCGTCAACGGCGAAGCGCTCGACAGCCCCAAATTTGACTACAAACGGCAATGGTTTGCCGCGCTCACCGACTTTATCCGCGACGAGCTGACCCGCCACGAAAAGCTGGTGCTGCTCGGCGACTTCAACATCGCTCCCGCCGATGCCGACTGCTACGACCCCGAAAAATGGCGCGAACAAATCCACTGCTCCAGCATCGAGCGCGGCTGGTTCCAAACGCTTTTGGGCTTGGGCTTAACCGACAGCCTGCGCCAAATCCACCCCGAAGGCGCGTTTTACACCTGGTGGGATTACCGCGGCGCCATGTTCCAACGCAAACTCGGCCTGCGCATCGACCACCTGCTGATTACCCCCGCGCTGACAGAAACCTTGCAAGATGTGCAGGTGGATTTGGAAGCCCGCGGCTGGGAGCGCCCCAGCGATCATGCGCCGGTATGGGCAAAATTCGATTAA
- a CDS encoding ArsR/SmtB family transcription factor: MPNLQKMQHSTAKAAALLKLIAHPHRLMILCLLLESEKNVTELVEAVGINQTAISNHLAKLRSEGVIEFTRYHRVLQYRLTSPEIEAVIATLNELYPAD, from the coding sequence ATGCCGAACCTCCAAAAAATGCAGCACAGCACAGCCAAAGCCGCTGCCCTGCTCAAGCTCATCGCCCACCCCCACCGGCTGATGATTTTATGCCTGCTGCTTGAGAGCGAAAAAAACGTTACCGAGCTGGTTGAAGCGGTCGGCATCAACCAAACCGCCATCTCCAACCATCTGGCCAAGTTGCGCAGCGAGGGCGTGATTGAATTTACCCGCTACCACCGCGTGCTGCAATACCGCCTCACGTCGCCCGAAATCGAAGCCGTCATCGCCACCCTCAACGAGCTCTACCCCGCCGACTAA
- the pepN gene encoding aminopeptidase N: protein MSKTVYYLKDYQAPAYHIRQTDLRFEIGEPDTIVKARLLVLPQQAGAPLVLNGSAQLLSLKLDGEAVADYRLADETLTLDHVPSESFVLEIETRVQPYDNKSLMGLYGSNGNLYTQCEPEGFRKITFYPDRPDVMSKFTTTIVADKKRYPVLLSNGNKIDGGDLEDGRHWVKWLDPFAKPSYLFALVAGDLACTRDTFTTQSGKNVAIEFYTSEADQAKVPFAVESLKNAMRWDETRFGLEYDLDIYMVVAVGDFNMGAMENKGLNIFNTKYVLADSRTATDADFEGIESVIGHEYFHNYTGNRVTCRDWFQLSLKEGLTVFRDQEFSGDRASRAVRRIENVSLLRQLQFAEDAGPMAHPVRPASYEEMNNFYTMTVYEKGAEVVRLYHTLLGEDGFQKGMQLYFKRHDGQAVTCDDFRAAMADANDANLDQMALWYSQAGTPVLDITGRLNAQARTFTLNIRQTVPATPDMAEKQPMMIPVKVGLLNRQGEAMAFRPSENAEAQTEAVLLLTEAEQEFVLHGVGEHVVPSLLRGFSAPVYLNYPYSDEDLHLLLAHDSDPFARWEAGQTLYRRAVQANLAAIGAGEPLPEHHGLIEAFKQMLKQEIDPAFKAMLLRAPATAELWEGAENINPLHYHQAREALLDNIAKACLENLVYIRTWALDQETESGIEAPYEYHPQLAGIRSLLAAVRLLTIRAERHAMMTLAAYSGEQHAEHEKTVCARLQDYITRYEQLTPNMTHEMSILNTVNHLDEDGRNHLLSRFAERYADDALVMDKYFILVGSSHRPDTLKQVQTALHHPKFSLENPNKARSLLGSFARNVPHFHAENGSGYEFIAEKVMQIDAFNPQVAARLVQAFNICHKLEPQRRKLMTMQLERIAGMDKLSKDVAEIVGKILS from the coding sequence ATGAGCAAAACCGTTTACTATCTGAAAGATTATCAGGCGCCTGCCTACCACATCCGCCAAACCGATTTGCGCTTTGAAATCGGCGAGCCCGACACCATTGTTAAGGCGCGTTTGCTGGTGTTGCCCCAACAGGCGGGGGCGCCGTTGGTGTTAAACGGTTCGGCGCAGTTGCTGTCGCTCAAGCTCGACGGTGAAGCGGTGGCGGATTACCGCTTGGCAGACGAAACGCTCACGCTTGATCATGTGCCGTCTGAAAGCTTTGTGCTCGAAATCGAAACCCGCGTACAGCCTTATGACAACAAATCGCTGATGGGGCTGTATGGCTCAAACGGCAATCTCTACACCCAATGCGAGCCGGAAGGCTTCCGCAAAATCACGTTTTATCCCGACCGCCCCGACGTGATGAGCAAGTTTACCACCACCATTGTGGCCGACAAAAAACGCTATCCGGTGCTGCTTTCCAACGGCAATAAAATCGACGGCGGCGATTTGGAAGACGGCCGCCATTGGGTGAAATGGCTTGATCCGTTTGCCAAGCCCAGCTATCTGTTTGCGCTGGTGGCGGGCGATTTGGCCTGCACGCGCGATACGTTTACCACCCAAAGCGGTAAAAACGTGGCGATTGAGTTTTACACTTCGGAAGCCGATCAGGCCAAAGTGCCGTTTGCGGTCGAATCGTTGAAAAACGCCATGCGTTGGGACGAAACCCGCTTCGGCCTCGAATACGACCTTGATATTTACATGGTGGTGGCGGTGGGCGACTTTAATATGGGCGCGATGGAAAACAAAGGCCTGAATATTTTCAACACCAAATATGTATTGGCCGACAGCCGCACCGCCACCGATGCCGATTTTGAAGGCATCGAATCCGTTATCGGCCACGAATATTTCCACAACTACACCGGCAACCGTGTAACCTGCCGCGATTGGTTCCAACTCTCGCTCAAAGAAGGGCTTACTGTGTTTCGCGATCAGGAATTTTCGGGTGACCGCGCCAGCCGTGCCGTGCGCCGTATCGAAAACGTGAGCCTGTTGCGCCAATTGCAGTTTGCCGAAGATGCCGGGCCGATGGCGCATCCCGTGCGGCCCGCATCGTATGAGGAAATGAATAATTTCTACACCATGACCGTGTATGAAAAAGGTGCCGAAGTGGTGCGCCTCTATCACACCCTGTTGGGCGAAGACGGCTTTCAAAAAGGCATGCAGCTTTATTTCAAACGCCACGACGGCCAAGCGGTAACCTGTGATGATTTCCGCGCCGCCATGGCCGATGCCAACGATGCTAATCTCGACCAAATGGCCTTGTGGTACAGCCAGGCCGGCACGCCCGTGCTCGACATCACAGGCCGTCTGAACGCACAAGCGCGCACGTTTACGCTCAATATCCGTCAAACCGTTCCCGCCACCCCCGATATGGCGGAAAAACAGCCGATGATGATTCCGGTGAAAGTCGGCTTGCTCAACCGGCAAGGCGAAGCCATGGCATTCAGGCCGTCTGAAAACGCCGAAGCACAAACCGAAGCGGTGTTGCTGCTGACCGAAGCCGAGCAGGAATTTGTGTTGCACGGTGTGGGCGAACATGTGGTGCCTTCGCTGTTGCGCGGCTTTTCCGCCCCTGTGTATCTGAATTATCCTTATAGCGATGAAGATTTGCACCTGCTGTTGGCGCACGACAGCGACCCGTTTGCCCGTTGGGAAGCAGGGCAAACGCTCTACCGCCGTGCCGTGCAGGCCAATCTGGCCGCCATTGGGGCAGGAGAGCCGCTGCCCGAACACCACGGCCTGATTGAAGCCTTCAAACAGATGCTCAAGCAGGAAATCGACCCCGCCTTCAAAGCCATGTTGCTGCGCGCGCCCGCTACCGCCGAATTGTGGGAAGGCGCTGAAAACATCAACCCGCTGCATTATCATCAGGCGCGCGAAGCCCTGCTGGATAACATCGCCAAAGCCTGCCTCGAAAACCTGGTCTATATCCGCACTTGGGCGCTCGATCAAGAAACAGAAAGCGGTATCGAAGCACCCTATGAATATCATCCGCAGCTGGCCGGCATCCGCAGCCTGCTGGCGGCCGTGCGCCTGCTCACCATCCGCGCCGAGCGCCACGCCATGATGACGCTGGCCGCCTATTCGGGCGAGCAGCATGCCGAGCACGAAAAAACCGTGTGCGCACGTCTGCAAGACTACATCACCCGCTACGAGCAGCTCACGCCCAATATGACCCACGAAATGAGCATTCTCAACACCGTCAATCATTTGGATGAAGACGGCCGCAACCACCTACTCAGCCGTTTTGCCGAACGCTATGCCGATGATGCGCTGGTGATGGACAAATACTTTATCCTCGTTGGCAGCAGCCACCGCCCCGACACGCTCAAACAGGTTCAGACGGCCTTGCACCACCCCAAATTCAGCCTCGAAAACCCCAACAAAGCCCGCTCGCTGTTGGGCAGCTTCGCCCGCAACGTGCCGCATTTCCATGCCGAAAACGGCAGCGGTTATGAATTTATCGCCGAAAAAGTGATGCAGATTGATGCATTTAACCCGCAAGTGGCGGCGCGGCTGGTGCAGGCGTTCAATATCTGCCACAAGCTCGAACCGCAACGGCGCAAACTGATGACCATGCAGCTTGAGCGCATTGCCGGCATGGATAAGTTATCGAAAGATGTGGCTGAGATTGTCGGCAAGATTCTGTCGTAA
- a CDS encoding DUF805 domain-containing protein, with protein sequence MYYFIKCLKQYADFKGRARRKEFWFFQLFVLLIMLVVGLGAAFAGVSEESSDMLMNVMVLAFFLPALAVMVRRLHDIDRSGWWALLNLIPLANLVLLVFACFEGTRGSNRFGPDPKQQEGLVE encoded by the coding sequence ATGTATTACTTCATCAAATGTCTGAAACAATACGCCGACTTTAAAGGCCGGGCGCGGCGCAAGGAATTTTGGTTTTTTCAGTTGTTCGTCCTGCTGATTATGTTGGTGGTGGGGCTGGGGGCTGCGTTTGCAGGCGTGAGCGAGGAATCGTCGGATATGCTGATGAATGTGATGGTGTTGGCCTTTTTCCTGCCTGCTCTGGCAGTGATGGTGCGCCGTTTGCATGATATCGACCGCAGCGGCTGGTGGGCATTGTTGAACCTGATTCCGCTGGCTAATCTGGTGCTGCTGGTGTTTGCCTGCTTCGAGGGTACGCGCGGCAGCAACCGTTTCGGCCCCGACCCGAAGCAGCAGGAAGGGCTGGTGGAATAA
- a CDS encoding YoaK family protein produces the protein MPEPQSRRERRRRAKSSHQPFWQADKPYLHEHNIADARFRWLGYVMALLAGAINAGGFFAVARYTSHVTGELSHAADKAYLGEWGIVAAAMFGVLCFVFGAAHSSWVILWTKRQRFRGSFGLSMWLEAVYLLLFGVLGAATLTFGETVVPPIAIFLLCFIMGMHNTVMTIISGGAIRSTHMTGTATDLGIELSKLLYYQRSDNPRLPHVYVNQPKIRLFTGLMVAFVVGGIIGAWGYHTVGHHFALAVALALFVLGFGSVGYDVKIRLKLMLVRRLRARGLM, from the coding sequence TTGCCCGAACCCCAAAGCCGCCGCGAGCGCCGCCGCCGTGCCAAAAGCAGCCACCAGCCGTTTTGGCAGGCCGACAAGCCTTATCTGCACGAGCACAATATCGCCGATGCGCGTTTCCGTTGGCTCGGCTATGTGATGGCGCTGTTGGCCGGCGCCATTAATGCCGGCGGCTTTTTTGCGGTGGCACGCTACACCTCGCATGTTACCGGCGAATTGTCGCATGCGGCCGATAAAGCCTATCTCGGCGAATGGGGCATTGTGGCGGCGGCGATGTTTGGGGTGTTGTGTTTTGTGTTTGGCGCCGCGCATTCGAGCTGGGTGATTTTGTGGACCAAGCGCCAGCGGTTTCGCGGCAGCTTCGGCCTGTCGATGTGGCTCGAAGCGGTGTATCTGCTGCTGTTTGGCGTGTTGGGCGCGGCCACGCTGACTTTCGGCGAAACGGTGGTGCCGCCGATTGCCATTTTTTTACTCTGCTTCATCATGGGCATGCACAACACGGTGATGACGATTATTTCCGGCGGCGCCATCCGCTCCACCCACATGACCGGCACCGCCACCGATTTGGGCATCGAGCTTTCCAAACTGCTGTATTACCAGCGCAGCGACAATCCGCGCCTGCCGCATGTGTATGTCAACCAGCCGAAAATCAGGCTGTTTACCGGCCTGATGGTGGCTTTTGTGGTCGGCGGCATTATCGGCGCGTGGGGCTATCACACAGTCGGCCACCATTTTGCGCTGGCGGTGGCGCTGGCCTTGTTTGTGCTCGGTTTCGGCTCGGTGGGCTATGATGTGAAAATACGCTTGAAGCTGATGTTGGTGCGCCGCCTGCGCGCGCGCGGGCTGATGTGA
- a CDS encoding OmpA family protein has product MKILKPLTFLAVAAPLALAGCVTNATTGERQASKTAMYGLGGAAVCGIVGALTHGSKGARNSALACGAIGAGVGGYMDYQEKKLRESLANTGVDVQREGDQIKLVMPESVTFATNSATLSTAAQDALTRAAQTLVQYPDTTLTVAGHTDNTGSDAINEPLSQRRAQAVAGYLNQRGVATSRLSTVGYGSRQPVASNATAEGRAQNRRVEILINPDQAAVRAAQQ; this is encoded by the coding sequence ATGAAAATATTGAAACCGTTAACCTTTTTGGCTGTGGCCGCACCTTTGGCGCTGGCAGGCTGTGTAACCAACGCCACCACCGGCGAGCGGCAGGCCAGCAAAACCGCCATGTATGGTTTGGGCGGTGCGGCCGTCTGCGGCATTGTGGGCGCACTGACCCACGGCAGCAAAGGCGCGCGCAATTCTGCGTTGGCTTGCGGTGCCATCGGCGCAGGTGTTGGCGGTTACATGGATTATCAAGAGAAAAAACTGCGTGAAAGCCTGGCCAACACCGGCGTAGACGTGCAGCGCGAAGGCGATCAAATCAAGCTGGTAATGCCTGAGAGTGTGACGTTTGCCACCAACAGCGCCACCCTGAGCACTGCTGCGCAAGATGCGCTGACCCGCGCCGCTCAAACGCTGGTGCAATATCCTGATACCACGCTGACCGTGGCCGGCCACACCGACAACACCGGCTCTGATGCCATCAACGAGCCGTTGTCGCAACGCCGCGCCCAGGCGGTGGCAGGCTATCTCAACCAACGCGGTGTCGCCACATCGCGCCTGAGCACCGTCGGCTACGGTTCGCGCCAACCGGTTGCCTCGAATGCTACCGCTGAAGGCCGCGCTCAAAACCGCCGTGTGGAAATTCTGATTAATCCCGATCAGGCTGCCGTACGCGCCGCACAGCAGTAA
- a CDS encoding DUF2147 domain-containing protein, protein MKKLIILSALISPLAFAQGIEGKWRTIDDETGKPKAVVQISQSGGVYSGQIVSLADGVKNECPACKPAKPLIGLSVLTGLKEKGGKYEGGKIYDPKSGKTYNAKAELANGGNALKVRGYLGVSALGRTQTWQKAD, encoded by the coding sequence ATGAAGAAGTTAATCATTTTAAGCGCACTCATCAGCCCGCTGGCTTTTGCCCAAGGCATCGAAGGCAAATGGCGCACCATTGACGATGAAACCGGCAAACCGAAAGCCGTGGTGCAGATCAGCCAGAGCGGCGGCGTATACAGCGGTCAAATCGTCTCATTGGCCGATGGCGTGAAAAACGAATGCCCGGCCTGCAAACCGGCCAAACCGCTGATCGGGCTGAGCGTGCTCACCGGCCTGAAAGAAAAAGGCGGCAAATATGAGGGCGGCAAAATTTACGACCCCAAAAGCGGCAAAACCTACAATGCCAAAGCCGAGCTGGCCAATGGCGGCAATGCTTTGAAAGTGCGCGGCTATCTGGGCGTATCGGCGCTGGGCCGCACACAGACCTGGCAAAAAGCAGACTGA
- the ychF gene encoding redox-regulated ATPase YchF, with product MSLKCGIVGLPNVGKSTLFNALTQSGIEAANYPFCTIEPNVGIVEVPDLRMEALAKIVNPQKMQPAIVEFVDIAGLVAGASKGEGLGNQFLANIRETDAIVNVVRCFDDDNIVHVAGKVDPIADIETIGTELALADLASVEKAILREGKRAKSGDKEAQKLVALCEKLLPHLNEGRPVRAFGLDADDLALLKPLFLLTAKPAMYVGNVAEDGFENNPHLERLKELAAKENAPVVAVCAAMESEIAELEDEEKAEFLHEMGLEEPGLNRLIRAGYDLLGLQTYFTAGVKEVRAWTIHKGDTAPQAAGVIHTDFERGFIRAQVIAYDDFVALGGEAKAKEAGKMRAEGKEYVVQDGDVIHFLFNV from the coding sequence ATGAGTTTGAAATGCGGCATCGTCGGCTTGCCCAATGTCGGCAAATCCACCTTGTTTAATGCGCTGACCCAATCGGGCATCGAGGCGGCCAATTATCCTTTTTGCACCATCGAGCCGAATGTGGGCATTGTGGAAGTGCCCGATTTGCGCATGGAAGCATTGGCGAAAATTGTCAACCCGCAAAAAATGCAGCCTGCGATTGTGGAATTTGTCGATATCGCCGGCTTAGTGGCCGGTGCGAGCAAAGGCGAGGGCTTGGGCAACCAGTTTCTGGCCAATATCCGCGAAACCGATGCAATTGTGAACGTGGTGCGCTGTTTTGATGATGACAACATCGTGCACGTGGCCGGCAAAGTCGACCCGATTGCCGACATCGAAACCATCGGCACCGAGCTGGCGTTGGCCGACCTGGCGAGTGTTGAAAAAGCCATTCTCCGCGAAGGCAAACGCGCCAAATCGGGTGATAAAGAGGCGCAAAAGCTGGTGGCTTTATGCGAAAAACTGCTGCCGCATCTGAATGAAGGCAGACCCGTGCGCGCATTCGGCCTCGATGCCGATGATTTGGCGCTGCTCAAACCGCTGTTTCTGCTCACCGCCAAACCTGCGATGTATGTCGGCAATGTGGCTGAAGATGGCTTTGAAAACAACCCGCACCTCGAGCGCCTGAAAGAATTGGCCGCCAAAGAAAATGCGCCCGTGGTAGCCGTATGCGCCGCCATGGAAAGTGAAATTGCCGAGCTGGAAGACGAAGAAAAAGCCGAATTTCTGCACGAAATGGGCTTGGAAGAGCCGGGCTTGAACCGCCTTATCCGCGCAGGCTATGATTTGCTCGGCCTGCAAACCTACTTCACCGCCGGCGTCAAAGAAGTGCGCGCCTGGACGATACACAAAGGCGACACCGCCCCGCAGGCCGCCGGCGTGATTCACACCGATTTCGAGCGCGGCTTTATCCGTGCGCAAGTCATCGCTTATGATGATTTCGTGGCGCTTGGCGGCGAAGCCAAAGCCAAAGAGGCCGGCAAAATGCGCGCGGAGGGCAAAGAATACGTGGTGCAGGACGGCGATGTGATTCACTTTTTATTTAATGTCTGA
- a CDS encoding glycine zipper 2TM domain-containing protein, whose amino-acid sequence MNARKLFISLFAATAMTAAPLAMADMGRTESTIVGAAVGGVAGNLIGGDMQSTLIGAAAGGVLGNLIAKSNSNYTREGRYNNRYYYGGREFKNRQDYNAYREAARRGMLRDQEARRYQAYQNYRSQKVNVRGNSRYGQQQWRNGNGHNKYRVVQHRERGYGHRR is encoded by the coding sequence ATGAACGCACGCAAACTTTTCATCTCGTTATTCGCCGCCACCGCCATGACCGCCGCCCCGCTGGCCATGGCCGATATGGGTCGCACTGAATCCACCATTGTCGGCGCCGCCGTCGGCGGTGTGGCCGGTAATTTGATCGGCGGCGACATGCAGTCGACCCTGATCGGCGCAGCGGCCGGCGGCGTGCTGGGCAATCTGATTGCCAAAAGCAACAGCAACTACACCCGCGAAGGCCGCTACAACAACCGCTATTACTACGGCGGTCGCGAGTTTAAAAACCGCCAAGATTACAATGCCTACCGCGAAGCCGCCCGCCGCGGCATGTTGCGCGACCAAGAAGCGCGCCGCTATCAGGCTTATCAAAATTACCGCAGCCAAAAGGTTAATGTGCGCGGCAACAGCCGCTACGGCCAACAGCAATGGCGCAACGGCAACGGCCACAACAAATACCGCGTGGTACAGCATCGGGAGCGCGGTTACGGGCATCGCCGTTAA
- the tyrS gene encoding tyrosine--tRNA ligase: MESVIQDLQARGLIAQTTDIEALEALLNEQKISLYCGFDPTADSLHIGHLLPVLALRRFQLAGHTPVALVGGATGMIGDPSFKAAERSLNTLETVQNWVESIRSQLKPFLSFEGDNAAVMANNYDWFGGMGCLDFLRDIGKHFSVNAMLAKESVKQRIERDDVGISFTEFAYALLQGYDFAELNKRYGVMLEIGGSDQWGNITSGIDTTRRLNQQSVFGLTLPLVTKSDGTKFGKTEGGAVWLDAKKTSPYQFYQFWLKVADADVYKFLKYFTFLSVAEIDAIEAQDQASGTKPEAQRILAEEMTRLIHGETALEAAQRISASLFAEDQSNLTEADFEQLALDGLPAYPVGGSLSIVQALVQSGLAKSNNEARGFVKQGAAVVNGAKIEADDYVLADADKRFGKYTIVRRGKRNHALLVWA; this comes from the coding sequence ATGGAATCAGTGATTCAAGACTTGCAAGCGCGCGGCCTTATCGCGCAAACCACCGACATTGAAGCGCTCGAAGCGCTGTTGAACGAACAGAAAATCTCACTTTACTGCGGCTTCGACCCCACCGCCGACAGCCTGCATATCGGCCATTTGCTGCCGGTGTTGGCTTTGCGCCGCTTCCAATTGGCAGGGCACACGCCTGTGGCGCTGGTGGGCGGGGCGACCGGTATGATCGGCGACCCGAGCTTTAAAGCCGCCGAGCGCAGCCTGAATACCTTGGAAACCGTGCAAAATTGGGTGGAAAGTATCCGCAGCCAGCTGAAGCCGTTTCTGAGTTTCGAGGGCGATAACGCGGCGGTGATGGCGAACAATTACGACTGGTTCGGCGGCATGGGCTGCCTTGATTTCTTGCGCGATATCGGCAAGCATTTTTCTGTTAATGCGATGCTGGCGAAAGAATCGGTGAAGCAGCGTATCGAGCGTGATGATGTGGGCATTTCGTTTACCGAATTTGCCTATGCACTGTTGCAGGGCTACGATTTTGCCGAGCTGAACAAACGCTACGGTGTGATGCTGGAAATAGGCGGCTCCGACCAATGGGGCAACATCACTTCGGGCATCGACACCACCCGCCGCTTAAACCAGCAAAGCGTGTTCGGCCTCACTTTGCCGCTGGTCACCAAATCAGACGGCACCAAATTCGGCAAAACCGAAGGCGGCGCGGTGTGGCTGGATGCCAAGAAAACCTCACCGTATCAGTTTTACCAATTTTGGCTGAAAGTGGCCGATGCTGATGTGTATAAATTTTTGAAATACTTCACATTCTTGAGTGTGGCCGAAATCGATGCCATTGAAGCGCAAGACCAGGCCAGCGGCACCAAACCTGAAGCGCAACGCATTTTGGCCGAAGAAATGACCCGCCTGATTCACGGTGAAACCGCACTGGAAGCGGCGCAGCGCATTTCCGCCAGCCTGTTTGCCGAAGATCAGAGCAACCTCACCGAAGCCGATTTCGAACAACTGGCGCTCGACGGCTTGCCTGCCTACCCGGTCGGCGGCAGCCTGAGCATCGTGCAGGCGCTGGTGCAGAGCGGGCTGGCCAAGTCCAACAACGAAGCACGCGGCTTTGTCAAACAGGGCGCGGCGGTGGTAAACGGCGCGAAAATCGAAGCCGACGATTATGTGCTGGCCGATGCCGACAAACGCTTCGGCAAATACACCATCGTGCGGCGCGGCAAACGCAACCATGCCTTGCTGGTATGGGCGTAA
- a CDS encoding acetate kinase has product MVQENHKLILVLNCGSSSLKGALLDSINGELILSCLAEKLTTPDAYITFNYYENPKVQPIGRRSWFVNKADGDKHRVELSGNTDHTGAVEALLEELKAHDLQGLVAAIGHRVVHGGEKYSASVVITDDVIATLEECIPLAPLHNPANLTGIRAAQAIFPGLPNVGVFDTAFHQTMPEHAYTYAVPRELYRKYGLRRYGFHGTSYRYVAQAAADLLGKDIQDTALVIAHLGNGASVAAVLGGESKDTSMGLTPLEGLVMGTRSGDLDPGAYGFIEEATGMSAKEVTDMLNKKSGLLGISELSNDMRTIQEAAEEGHEGAKLALEITAYRLAKYIASMAVATGRLDAVVFTGGIGENSSLIRAKTIGYLGILGLQLDEEANEAVRFGKAGAITRAGTAPAALVVPTNEERMIAFDTRSLTGLGENAA; this is encoded by the coding sequence ATGGTACAAGAAAACCACAAACTGATTTTGGTTTTAAACTGCGGCAGCTCATCACTTAAAGGGGCGCTGCTCGACAGCATCAACGGCGAGCTGATTTTAAGCTGTCTGGCCGAAAAGCTGACCACCCCCGATGCCTACATCACCTTCAACTATTATGAAAACCCCAAAGTGCAGCCCATCGGCCGCCGCTCATGGTTTGTCAACAAGGCCGACGGCGACAAACACCGCGTTGAGCTCAGCGGCAACACCGACCACACCGGCGCCGTAGAAGCCTTGCTGGAAGAATTGAAAGCACACGACTTGCAAGGCTTGGTTGCCGCCATCGGCCACCGCGTGGTGCACGGCGGTGAAAAATATTCGGCTTCGGTGGTGATTACCGATGATGTCATCGCCACCTTGGAAGAATGCATTCCGCTGGCGCCGCTGCACAATCCGGCCAACCTCACCGGCATCCGTGCCGCTCAGGCGATTTTCCCCGGCCTGCCCAATGTCGGCGTGTTTGACACCGCCTTTCACCAAACCATGCCCGAACACGCCTATACCTATGCCGTGCCGCGCGAGCTCTACCGCAAATACGGCCTGCGCCGCTATGGTTTTCACGGCACCAGCTACCGCTATGTGGCTCAAGCCGCTGCCGATTTGCTGGGCAAAGATATCCAAGATACCGCGCTGGTGATTGCCCATTTGGGCAACGGTGCATCGGTTGCGGCCGTGCTCGGCGGCGAATCTAAAGACACCAGCATGGGGCTGACCCCGCTCGAAGGCTTGGTGATGGGCACCCGCAGCGGCGATCTCGATCCCGGCGCTTACGGCTTTATTGAAGAAGCCACCGGCATGAGCGCCAAAGAAGTTACCGACATGCTCAACAAAAAATCCGGTCTGCTAGGCATTTCGGAGCTCTCCAACGACATGCGCACTATTCAGGAAGCCGCCGAAGAAGGCCACGAAGGCGCCAAGCTGGCGTTGGAAATCACCGCCTACCGGCTGGCCAAATACATCGCCTCAATGGCCGTAGCTACCGGCCGCTTGGATGCGGTCGTGTTTACCGGCGGCATCGGCGAAAATTCCAGCCTGATCCGTGCCAAAACCATCGGCTATTTGGGGATTTTGGGTTTGCAGCTTGACGAAGAAGCCAACGAAGCCGTGCGTTTCGGCAAAGCAGGCGCCATCACCCGCGCAGGCACCGCTCCGGCTGCCTTGGTGGTGCCCACCAACGAAGAGCGCATGATTGCCTTTGATACCCGCAGTCTGACCGGCTTGGGCGAAAACGCTGCTTGA